A window from Vanessa atalanta chromosome 18, ilVanAtal1.2, whole genome shotgun sequence encodes these proteins:
- the LOC125070994 gene encoding proline-rich protein 4-like: MIAFRTTVLIALIAYSSARPSDEWEPEGHSHSEHTKPYHVTVIKKIGVPVPHPVAVSVPQYVKIPIPQPYPVHVTVEQPIHVPVYKVVHQVVEKPVPYTVEKPVPYEVEKPYPVEVEKKVEVPIPKPYPVHVPVYKHIYHHKGGKH; this comes from the exons ATGATCGCATTC AGAACAACAGTCCTCATCGCCTTGATCGCGTATTCAAGTGCGCGACCCTCCGATGAATGGGAGCCCGAAGGTCACTCTCACTCGGAGCACACCAAGCCGTACCACGTGACCGTGATTAAGAAGATAGGAGTTCCAGTACCTCATCCGGTCGCTGTGTCCGTGCCTCAATACGTGAAGATACCCATTCCTCAGCCTTACCCCGTGCACGTAACAGTTGAACAACCGATCCACGTCCCTGTATACAAG GTCGTCCATCAAGTGGTAGAAAAGCCTGTCCCTTACACCGTCGAGAAACCTGTACCTTATGAAGTTGAGAAGCCTTACCCCGTTGAAGTAGAGAAGAAGGTCGAGGTGCCCATCCCTAAGCCCTACCCAGTACACGTACCTGTCTACAAACATATCTACCACCACAAGGGAGGCAAACACTAA